One genomic window of Salmo salar chromosome ssa12, Ssal_v3.1, whole genome shotgun sequence includes the following:
- the mdfic2 gene encoding myoD family inhibitor domain-containing protein 2, which yields MKVILVCTLQGEVLSEAPVSVRKLSIIPENEPDPGKADTGQASHDPQRPREKDSSTSLFTVNKYSRNSSSSDSLSTSSHQTDTGADCAGIVLNCLFCRFYDLFLMLPNSCDEATYCCCPSYRQYSSSVEAIPSNDCNCNFDFDCGLFDSCQETGEFLELAMELSEICYR from the exons atgaAGGTGATCCTAGTTTGCACACTACAAG GGGAGGTTCTTAGTGAGGCCCCAGTCAGTGTCCGGAAGCTGAGCATCATTCCAGAGAACGAGCCAGATCCAGGGAAGGCTGACACAGGCCAGGCCTCCCATGATCCTCAGCGGCCCAGGGAGAAGGACAGCTCCACTTCTCTTTTCACTGTGAACAAGTACAGCAGGAACTCCTCCTCATCAGACTCTCTTTCCACCTCCTCTCATCAGACTGACACAGGAG CTGACTGTGCAGGGATTGTCCTGAACTGCCTCTTCTGTAGGTTCTACGATCTGTTCCTCATGTTGCCAAACTCCTGTGACGAAGCCACCTATTGCTGCTGCCCTTCCTACAGACAGTACTCCTCCTCAGTGGAGGCCATACCTAGCAATGACTGCAACTGTAACTTTGACTTTGACTGTGGCCTGTTTGACTCCTGTCAAGAGACAGGTGAGTTTCTGGAGCTGGCTATGGAGCTTTCTGAGATATGTTATCGCTAG